The Trichocoleus desertorum ATA4-8-CV12 sequence TCCTGGTGTTCATGGCGCGGTGGAACCACACTGACCCATCTCGAACTCAGAGGTGAAACGCTGCAGCGGCGACGATACTTTGGGGGTAGCCCCACGGGACAATAGCTCGATGCCAGGATAATATTAAAGAAAAGACTCCTTTGTAACTGACGAAAGGAGTCTTTTCTTATGGAATTGTGCAGTTCAATTGGCAGTATTTAAGGTTTTGACTGTTAGAACTTGAGGGGGTGTTGAGTCAGGGGGATAGAGAAAATCAACCTGGACAAGGCGACGTTGGTTGGCAGGAATATTTAGGGTTACGAGAGGTTCACCTTCTTGACCACGTCGTTGTACTAGATGGATATATTGAGTAAGGGGGCGATCGCGCTCATCGTTATACCGGATGCGAACGCTGCCACGAAAGAACACTTGACGAGCAGGTGGCTCTAGAAAACGTAATCCTTGCTTGCTAAGCGTATCCTCCTTCAAAGGTGTTTCTAGGGAAATAGCAACTGTTTGAGGTTGGTTAGTGGGATTAGTTAGCGGCAGGGTTAAGTTGTACTCCATTGCGTAATTGCCATGAGCTTGGTAAGCGGTGTCAGGATAGCGAGCTAGCAACGGAGCGCTTTGAATCTGAGTAGTTCCTAAAGTGCCAGCTAGTAGTGTGCTGAGACCATACGAAAAAGCTTCTCCAACTGCAGGAATTGTCAGGAATTGGCTAGTAGGGTTATCTACAAGTTGCGATCGCCAGGTAGATCCTTGAGCAACTCCCGCGACTCGGCTATAGATCACTTGGCCTGTCTTGACATCCGGGGGTGTGGGTGTGCGATCGCGTGGCCCTGATAAGTCACCATTGTTTAAGAGAGTTTCCCATTCTTCTAGGGTGGGAGCCTGTTCCGTGCCCTCTGTATTGGCACGCGCAAACATCCCTAAGGTAGCCATGTAAACGGGGCCGTTGCTGCGTAAGCGCATGAGAGTAGAACGACCATTGATTGGTGGGTCAAGAGTGGCTACTGGAATCGGGAGATTGAGCAGCATACGGCTTTCTCCCGGTGGAATGACCAGTTGTGCTGGGAAGTTGTCCTGCCGTTTACCTCGCAGAACATCATTCATAGCGCGATCGCCTGGGCCTGCATACACACTACCTGTTGGATTCTCAACGTAGGGAGGTAGCTCAATAAAGGGTGCATCGGGCTGGCTGAGATAACTGGCAGCTTGCAGAATGTCAACCGTGACTGGTTGGGTGCTGGAATTGTGGAGGATGGCACCCAAATAAAGTGTTTTCAGATCCTCAGGAGTCGTCGCTTTAGCGATGTGATGAGCGAAGAGATCGAAGCGGCCTTGCAATGGGACGTTGAGATGAGCAGCAGGAAAGCGCTTGCCTGTAGATGGAAAAGTTGAAAGGAGAATGCCTTCCTTTTGCACAACTTCTGGGCTGTTGCTATTGAAGACCAGAACATCGTCTAACTGACCGAGCAACGGTCTGACTTCTTGCAGCCGCACAAATTCTTCAGAGGGTGGTGGGGAAGGTGGAGCGGGAGTAGCTTGAGCCAAAGTTAATAGGGGCAACAACGAGAACATGCGATAGTTCACTCGAAACATGTCAGTAATAAGAAGTTTACGGGGTGTAGGAAGTTTCTATGATTGGGTTTGAGAAAATTTAGCTGGAGTAAATGCAGTCACCTAGAGGCTGAGCAGGCGCTGCATAATGGTTAAAAAATCTGACACCATGAATTCGATGTTCTGTGGAGTCAAAATGGGTACGTGAACAAAGAGGCAATAATTCTGTAGCTTTTGCTCTCTGCTGTATTTCAAGAGAGAGTAATAGAGCCAGTTACAAACGAATTGCCCTGCATCATGGCTAATAGCTGTGGTCGGTAAGTCTGCGATTAAAGATTCTAAATTTAGAGGGGTGGTAATAACTTCGCTGTCATGTTTGCCATTGGACTCGACCGTGAGTAGACTACGACTTTCTGCCATACCACAACAAAGAATGATGTGGGGTTGTAATTCATCTACTTTGGCTAGAAGCTGACTGGGGGCGAGATCAAAATCAACTGGAATCTGGCGGAGGAAGTGCAGTTGCTGAGGATAAGGATTTTGGTGGGAGACTATCTCCAGTAAGTCATCGGAAGAATTCGATCGCTGGTGGGGTTGCCAGGTGTCAAAAGAAGTGAGAAGGATACTTCGTGGCATGAGAGGTAATCTACAACCAACTACAATAAAAGTATGAATCAGCACAGGGAAGTGGATTAATGGCAGTCATTGCGGTCGTCGATTATGACATGGGCAATTTGCACTCCGTATGCAAAGGTTTAGAGCGAGCGGGAGCCACACCTCAAATTACTGATCGCCCCCATGAAATTGACCAAGCTGATGCCGTGGTATTGCCTGGTGTAGGAGCTTTTGATCCAGCAGTGCAACATTTGCGATCGCGCCATTTAGAAGCACCAATCAAACAAGCGATCGCTAGTGGTAAGCCATTTCTAGGCATTTGCTTAGGTTTGCAAATTTTGTTTGACGGCAGTGAGGAAGGCCAAGAACCAGGCTTAGGGATTGTGCCAGGAGTGGTGCGGCACTTTCGTCGTGAGCCTGGAATTACAATTCCCCACATGGGTTGGAATCAACTCAACTTTACGCAATCTCAGTTACCCATCTGGCAAAGCTTGCCTGCTCAGCCTTGGGTGTATTTTGTCCACTCTTACTATGTTGACCCTATTGACTCCCAAGTTCGGGCTGCCACAGTGACGCATGGCACTCAAACCGTGACAGCGGCGATCGCACAGGGAAATTTGATGGCAGTGCAATTCCACCCCGAAAAGTCTTCTGAATCAGGTCTACAGATTTTAGCGAACTTTGTCAGTCAAGTTCGATCTACTGTTTTGGCTTAGGCGCTGAGCTTAGGCGCGAACATCGCAAGCATGTTTATTCCTGCTGAGATGCCTATGGTAATCGCTCACCGTATTAATTCATGAGTTTAAGGATTTATGGCAATCGCCAACTGAAAACTTTACCTGGACAGGGCACTCGACCGACGTCAGCGCGGGTTCGGGAAGCTTTGTTTAATATCTGGCAGGGAAGGCTTGAAGGTTGCCGTTGGTTAGACTTGTGTACCGGGAGTGGGGCGATGGGCGCGGAGGCTCTCTGTCGTGGCGCTACTTTTGTCTTAGGAATTGAACAATCGAACCGAGCTTGTAGCTTGATTCGGCAAAATTGGCAGCAGGTAGCCAAACCAGACCAACAATTTCAAGTGTGGCGAGGGGATATCTTACAGCGCTTATCAGGAGCAGCGGGGAAACAATTTGACTGCATTTACTTTGATCCGCCCTATGCCAGCAATTTGTATCAACCTGTTTTAGAAGCGATCGCGCATTATCAGCTTTTAGCACCCGGTGGTGAAATTGCTGTGGAACATGACCCCCAAGGTTGGACGATCACTCAGATACCAACGCTAGAAGTTTGTCGTCAGAAAACCTATGGCAACACCGCCTTAACGTTTTACTGCCAAGCCCCAATTTGATTTGCAGGGCTAGAAACAGATTTGGGCAACCTAACAAGTAAAGACAGCTTAATAACTATGTTGAGCGATCTCTGGGGGTAATGGCAGCTTGGAGCGATCGCAACTTGTAGTCAAAAATTAGCCCTGGCTCCAAGGGTAAAACTCCTAATGAACCAGGGCGAGGTGTTACAGACCGAGCTGATTGCCGCGACGGTACTGTAGGTACGCTGCGACAAACAATCCAGCTAAGGTAATGGGAATCAAACCGAGAACAATCCCCGAAAGCAAAGGCTCTACCACGTCAAATCTCCTTATGAGTGTTTGCAGTACGTTAACGTTTCTTGCCTGTTTTTCATACTACTAGCTCTTGCTAGGAAA is a genomic window containing:
- a CDS encoding DUF3370 domain-containing protein → MFSLLPLLTLAQATPAPPSPPPSEEFVRLQEVRPLLGQLDDVLVFNSNSPEVVQKEGILLSTFPSTGKRFPAAHLNVPLQGRFDLFAHHIAKATTPEDLKTLYLGAILHNSSTQPVTVDILQAASYLSQPDAPFIELPPYVENPTGSVYAGPGDRAMNDVLRGKRQDNFPAQLVIPPGESRMLLNLPIPVATLDPPINGRSTLMRLRSNGPVYMATLGMFARANTEGTEQAPTLEEWETLLNNGDLSGPRDRTPTPPDVKTGQVIYSRVAGVAQGSTWRSQLVDNPTSQFLTIPAVGEAFSYGLSTLLAGTLGTTQIQSAPLLARYPDTAYQAHGNYAMEYNLTLPLTNPTNQPQTVAISLETPLKEDTLSKQGLRFLEPPARQVFFRGSVRIRYNDERDRPLTQYIHLVQRRGQEGEPLVTLNIPANQRRLVQVDFLYPPDSTPPQVLTVKTLNTAN
- a CDS encoding peptidase C15, coding for MPRSILLTSFDTWQPHQRSNSSDDLLEIVSHQNPYPQQLHFLRQIPVDFDLAPSQLLAKVDELQPHIILCCGMAESRSLLTVESNGKHDSEVITTPLNLESLIADLPTTAISHDAGQFVCNWLYYSLLKYSREQKLQNYCLFVHVPILTPQNIEFMVSDFLTIMQRLLSL
- the hisH gene encoding imidazole glycerol phosphate synthase subunit HisH, producing MAVIAVVDYDMGNLHSVCKGLERAGATPQITDRPHEIDQADAVVLPGVGAFDPAVQHLRSRHLEAPIKQAIASGKPFLGICLGLQILFDGSEEGQEPGLGIVPGVVRHFRREPGITIPHMGWNQLNFTQSQLPIWQSLPAQPWVYFVHSYYVDPIDSQVRAATVTHGTQTVTAAIAQGNLMAVQFHPEKSSESGLQILANFVSQVRSTVLA
- the rsmD gene encoding 16S rRNA (guanine(966)-N(2))-methyltransferase RsmD; its protein translation is MSLRIYGNRQLKTLPGQGTRPTSARVREALFNIWQGRLEGCRWLDLCTGSGAMGAEALCRGATFVLGIEQSNRACSLIRQNWQQVAKPDQQFQVWRGDILQRLSGAAGKQFDCIYFDPPYASNLYQPVLEAIAHYQLLAPGGEIAVEHDPQGWTITQIPTLEVCRQKTYGNTALTFYCQAPI
- the petG gene encoding cytochrome b6-f complex subunit PetG; this encodes MVEPLLSGIVLGLIPITLAGLFVAAYLQYRRGNQLGL